A region from the Salicibibacter cibarius genome encodes:
- a CDS encoding IS110 family transposase, translating into MGLKIVYPICCGIDVHKTFVVACIASTDKGVTTYKRHRFSTYTKGLRELSQWLCENNCKDVCMESTGKYWIPVFNMLEDSCNITVAHPKYVKAIQGKKTDKKDAKWMADLFKHDLVPGSFMPPSDIRHLRDLMRYRTKLTNMIASEKNRLQNSLSVSNIQLGSVVSDTLGKSSMNIIQKLLQDPENPHLDIPSLIHGSMKDKIPELELAVDGFITPEQVGKIRVILNHYKYLKHCKDELEQLILSLAEPYTEEINLLLTVPSIKSIFTAIGIISEIGVNMDEFPSAKHVCSWAGLTPTNNESAGKKKSVKISRAGVYIKPLLVQCANGVAKSDKHPEIRNRYLSIKKRRGHKRAIIAIARMLLTAIYHILKKKEPYNPELYKTSEVLPASRELTVEQAIALAKSQGFKIKEQPAT; encoded by the coding sequence ATGGGGTTAAAAATCGTTTATCCAATCTGTTGTGGCATTGACGTTCACAAAACCTTTGTTGTTGCCTGCATTGCTTCCACCGACAAAGGCGTCACAACTTACAAACGCCATCGCTTTTCAACCTATACCAAAGGGCTGAGAGAGCTGTCACAGTGGCTTTGTGAAAACAATTGCAAGGATGTTTGCATGGAATCTACCGGGAAGTACTGGATACCCGTGTTCAATATGTTGGAAGATTCCTGCAATATCACAGTCGCACATCCGAAATACGTCAAGGCGATCCAAGGGAAAAAGACAGATAAGAAAGATGCTAAATGGATGGCCGATTTATTTAAACATGATCTTGTGCCAGGGAGCTTTATGCCACCGTCAGATATCAGACACCTTCGGGATCTGATGCGTTATCGTACCAAATTGACAAATATGATCGCCAGTGAAAAAAATCGGCTACAAAACAGCTTATCCGTCTCCAATATTCAACTGGGCTCCGTTGTTTCGGATACACTTGGAAAAAGTTCCATGAATATTATTCAAAAGCTATTGCAAGATCCTGAAAATCCTCATTTGGATATTCCGTCGCTTATTCACGGATCCATGAAGGATAAAATTCCTGAGTTGGAACTTGCCGTTGATGGGTTTATTACCCCCGAACAAGTCGGAAAGATCAGGGTCATTTTGAACCATTACAAGTACCTTAAGCATTGTAAAGACGAGCTTGAACAATTAATCCTTTCTCTTGCCGAGCCCTACACAGAAGAAATCAATTTGCTTTTAACGGTTCCGTCCATCAAGAGCATCTTTACGGCCATCGGAATCATATCCGAAATCGGCGTCAATATGGACGAGTTCCCTTCAGCAAAACATGTCTGTTCCTGGGCAGGGCTAACACCTACGAATAACGAAAGTGCCGGCAAGAAAAAGTCAGTCAAGATTTCAAGAGCAGGGGTATACATCAAACCCCTTTTGGTACAGTGTGCCAACGGTGTTGCCAAAAGCGATAAACATCCTGAAATCCGAAACCGCTATTTAAGCATCAAAAAGCGCCGCGGTCACAAACGTGCCATTATCGCTATCGCACGAATGCTGTTAACAGCAATTTACCACATTTTGAAGAAAAAAGAACCGTACAATCCCGAGCTGTATAAAACATCCGAGGTTCTTCCAGCAAGTCGTGAGCTCACCGTGGAGCAAGCAATAGCGTTAGCAAAATCACAAGGTTTTAAAATCAAGGAACAACCAGCCACTTAA